A region of the Hydra vulgaris chromosome 12, alternate assembly HydraT2T_AEP genome:
atatatatatatatatatatatatatatatatatatatatatatatatatatatatatatatatatacatatatgtgtatgtatgtatatatatattgttaattacaaataattttaagtatggtttcaattattaaataattatacagtTATGTTGTgtattgcattttttgttttttagtatcAGCTTCATCGGTTATAATGGGtaaggtttttatatttttattttcatatatgattttaatttcaaaattattttaaggttgtgctatattatttaattttttcatataaagtttttcatataacatttttttatcatataagtGTATGctatagtattttatatttttattttttagtgccaTCATCATCAAAACAAGTTGGTAAGGTATAATCTAAACCTTTCAACATGATTGTTATtacagatttatatatatatatatatatatatatatatatatatatatatatatatatatatatatatatatatatatatatatataaaccttaCCAACAGTAACGGATGAagataatactaaaaaataaaaggacAATACACAAAACAACCTTACAATTATTTAGCAATTATAATCATATCGAAAAGTAAGAATATATAAACCTTACCAGCAGGAATAGACGACAGTGACACTAAATATGAATTAAATGGAATAATATAAGTCTCCTtccattaatatatatatatatatatatatatatatatatatatatatatatatatatatatatatatatatatatatatatatataaattctctCACCAATTATCGAAGTAAGGTTTGCTAAAGataaagaaagtaaattaaaattgttggAACGTAAATGGAatatatttcaactttaaaatgcACTTGTTTCGAgttataatatctatataatgATGTATTAACAAAgtaaacactttaaaatattgaaacctACAAAACTTACATATTTGTTTGCCATATTCATctaaataccaattttaaattaaaacatttacttgAAGTTTATATTTGTAATGATGTATCAATTAGTTATATGTTGAAAAATATAGAAATCTATGAAACTTAAGTATCTGCTGGCCGTACTCACctaaataccaattttaaatcaaaacgtTTATTCAAAGCTAACAAGGAATACTAACACAGcatacaaatacttttaaatgatatagtaactaaaacaatttaaactaaACTTACTGATTGTTTGTTCTAATTTgtctacagaaaaaaaaagtgacttaATAAAATGTAAGAATTAggtatacaaaaatacaactaaCAACAATCTACATAGGCATAATAAAGAACTGTATTTGAAAACTAATAGTAAATGACTAAATACTAAATTAATTCATATAATAGAGATATAACTGACTGATCCTCTCTAAAGCAAGTTCatctaaacaaattaaattaactttattttaacaaagtaatataaaaatttgcatataGTAAGTCATTTGTTCCGCTTGAGGTTTTGAACGGAACGGAGGTGTTTGGCAgcgtggtaaaaaaaaaaaaaaaaaaaaaaaaaaaaaaaaaaatcaattaaaaatacaaatgtaaaaatatatatatatacattaaacaATTAATCAATATGACAGTTACTCTCGcggaaataaaaaagatgatcAAGAATATGTTGGAcgaatttgagaaaaaaacgGAAGCGATGCTTAAAAGACAAGAAGTAAATTTCGTAAATATAATTAacgcaaatttaaaaataacaaacgaACGTTTAGATAAAGTTGAAAAGCTATATAATGACAATACaagtattttgaaattattatcaaaagatGTTGAAGAGTTGAAAATAAGCTTAAACTTCCatgaagaaatttttgaaaacaaaataaagaccGCCATTACAGTcgtggataaaaaaaaaaagaaacaaacgaCAAAATAAAAGGTAAGAGTTAAtttgtatatgtaaaaaataaattaagagaaaTAGAGGACCGAGCAAGAAGAAATAATCTAAGGATAGACGGAATAGAGGAAGCTGAAAACGAAACCTTGGAAGTGAGTGAGACAAAGGTTCTAAATTTGTTTGAAGAGCAACTTGGCttggtaaatataaaaattgagcGAGCGCATCGCACTGGTAACACGGTCACTAAAAACCCGAGGATTATAGTTCTCAAATTATTGGACTTCAAGGATAAAATCGCAATCCTCAAAAAATCTTCaagtttaaaaggaaaaaatttatatattaacgaGGACTTCTGCGCGGAAACAAACCTTATTCGAAAAGATTTGTGTGAAAAAATGAAAGTGGAAAGAGAGTCGGAGAAATTTGCTTACATATCGTACGATAAATTAATCGTACGTGATTGGAAAGAAAAGGAAAGTATTATATGTCCTTAATATACTATTTTCTTAAGAGtatttatttaccttttttttgcttatttaaattttttacttttttcttttttttatcaaaaatggcgAATGATGTGTTTGACcaattagattttgaaaaattaaattatgatcCTTTTGAAGATAATCTTTTGAACAATCTTTCTGATGacaacttaaatatttttttagaaactcaAATGAGTTTAATTAAAACACCATATTTTGATCCTtatgaatttaaaatcaaaaaagatttaaactcatTTTCTATATTACACTTAAACATAAGAAGCATGCggcaaaattttgaaaaatttaaagaatttttatttattataaattactcGTTCGACGTCATATCTCTGTCAGAGACTTGGCATGATTCAGAAAGTCCTCTAGAGTTGAATTCGAATTATAGTTTGGAAAATTACAAACTAATTAGCCAACCACGAGGAAGCAATAAAAAAGGCGGAGGACTGGGTGTTTACGTACTTAAAAagtatcaatttaaaataaaaaagcaattaagtGTAGCAAATAACAATTATGAAAGTCTTTTTATTGAAgtaattaatgcaaaaaacaaaaatagtataattggATGCGTGTACCGACCACCTAGTGGTAAAATTAGATCTTTTCAAGACTTTAtcgaaaaaagtattttaaaaacaaacaacgagaaacaaaaattatttatcctTGGGGATATAAACTTGAATGCACTAACATACCAGAAATttccaaaaacaaaatctttttttgacatGTTATATAAGTACAATGTTTTGTCAGTAATTAATAAACCGACTCGGGTTAATAGAACTTCTGCAACTGcaatagataatatttttattaacaatctCTTAGAAACATCATTTGAGGCAGGAATATTTAAGACGGATATTAGCGACCATTTCCCAATATACATtaccataaaaaatataaaagttattccAAATGATCAAcccaaaattttatatataaataaacgcAACCTTTCAACTCATAGTAAAAACAATCTTAcgaacaaattatatttaaagaattGGAGTGATGTTTATAAAAGTCAAAATGCAAATGAAgcatgtaatttatttttagacaaaTTCCAAGAGATTTTTAATGAAGCTTGTccaaataaagtattaaaaataaaaacaaaaacacttgcTAATCCATGGATGGATAAAACACTTATTAAATGCTCTAGAACTAAA
Encoded here:
- the LOC136088424 gene encoding uncharacterized protein LOC136088424 codes for the protein MGKCHHHQNKLVREIEDRARRNNLRIDGIEEAENETLEVSETKVLNLFEEQLGLVNIKIERAHRTGNTVTKNPRIIVLKLLDFKDKIAILKKSSSLKGKNLYINEDFCAETNLIRKDLCEKMKVERESEKFAYISYDKLIVRDWKEKESIICP